AATTGAAGTCAATGAAAATCGTGGAGTAAGGGATTCCAAAAGCCAGCCCCTTCATAACAGCAATACAAAATCAACCTTTTTGAATGACTAGCAATGAGCTAAAAGCTTGCAGCATCCCAAGAAgtacctgtttaaaaaaatggctgATCTTGGTAAGAGCAGTAAACTTTGTGACATCTGACCTTACTCTGCCCTGGGACCAGGATCTGAAGTAGCCTTGAAAATGGCAGCTGAATTCCTGGGACCAGTGATGAAGTTTTTGGGTTGATGGCGGGGTGGTccggagccaatggccaagaaaggattcttgaagacgtcttttgtacaaaaaggtgattttattaaagcaaggggacaggactcgtgggcaggaagagctgcactgggattgtgacaggtaactcattatataccctcaggttgggagggggtcagggatagagtaagtctctaaggaattttggaagttcgagccccgcgtcgggctctgtgctgacagctcggagcctggagcctgcttcggattctgtgtctccctctctctgcccctctctcgctcatgctctgtctctctctgcctcaaaaataaaataaaaacatttttttaaattataaaaaaaaaaaaccaaaaaagcaaaaaacaaagaaagaaaaacagattcctGCAGAGGCTTCACTTGCAGGCTGATTCTTACCCACTGGCTGAGCATGGCGGGAACCCCCGAAAGCCACAGGCTCCTGTGGCTGAGAAAGCGCTTGCGGTTGGGGTCCTTTCCAACCAAGGATGGCCCTTAACACGCAGCTGCCTCTGGCTCATTGCTCCTTATCTTGAGGGATGCCCCGAACTCCAGACttgaaaaaacacacacaggaatTTATTAGGCAATCTGGTTTGGTCTGCTCTCCTGTCATGGCCTCTGGCCAGGAACACAAGGGCAGACAAACCGCAGGGTTACATTTCATCCCACAGGTTAATCTCGGCCCTTTACTGCTCACTGTTCACTGTGACCCTCTGTCATTCCTCACTTTTAGCCCAGGGCAGTGCAACCTCATAGTTACCGGGACCTTTCCTTCCCAAAACTAGTAAATGAGAAATCAAAGCTGATACCTTCCATCGCATGCTAGGAAAAAACCAAGGGAGGCAGACAGCCCTGGGGCGCCCCTGCACGGTGGAGGGGACACTATCCTCTGGGTTTCTGTCAAAAGAAGTGCCTAAAATTGTATCCCGTCTTCTCTCCCTGATGACTGTGGACAGGGCATTGCTGCCGCTCACGTTTACtaagtttgttggtttttttttaaattttttaaatgtttatttactttagagagaaagagagagagagacagagtataagcaggggaggtgcagggagagggagacacagaatctgaggcaggctccaggctgtcagcacagagcccacgaaccctgagatcatgacctgagctgaagtcggtcgcttgatcaaccgagccacccaggcgcccctcacgttTCCTAAGTTTTAAGAATACATTCCATAAACTCTATAAAACAgtttagaaaaaatttatttgaacatATGAAAGGAAAATTTAGACCCCAATAAAACAGAGAAGCTCCTCGGCGGTGAGGGCGGCCCTGGCCGGGTCCCCCACCCAGCGTCGAGCTCTCGGAGCTACTGGAGACCCTGGGGACAGGGACCCGCCACATTCACAAGCAGAGAAGCCAAACGGACCTGCAAAGGCTGCTCGTGACACCCGTGCCTGGCCGCTCGGGCTCCCGGCGCATCTGAAATGCCACACAGGCCCTCGGGCTGGCGGAATCGGCACTGGGGACGCCCATCCCACTCGGCACGccttcttccttccatccatccggTCTGGACTCCTGCGACCGTCACCCGGGCGGGAGGCACCCGGACTTCCCCACGCCGCGCAGCTTCCGCGCCAAGACAGTCCTGCCgctgaggggcggggaggggggccgcCGGCTGCCCCCCAAAGGTCCTCTTCTATGGGGTGGCTCCCCCTTTCTCTGGAAGGCTTCCTCCGGCCCCGGCGGAAGGCACACTGCCACTCGGCGGCACGCGGGGCCGGCCTAGCGGATGGGCCTGAACGGGAACGTCATGCCCGAGATGAAGGTGTGGCCCGGGTGCGTGGGCAGCGCGGGGTGGGCGGCGGGGTGGGCCGGCACGGCCCCGTAGCCCAGCGGGGGCGTGTGGATGTGAGGGTAGAAGCCTGGGGGAAGCGCCGCGTGGGGCGCCTGCTGCACCGGGCCCGAGATCACCAGCTGGAGCAGGCTGCAAATACAAGGACAAGGGTTAGGTGTGCGGCGGCTGGGCGGGCCTGTCCACTCGTGGATGTGCTGCGGCCGGGAAGGACAGAAAGCCTGGATCGGCGGTGGCCTCGCGCGAGAGCCAGGAGGGGCACCAGGTGCAGGTCCAGAGCCTGCACGTTTCCGGGCATGGAGATCTGTGAACACGCGTTGCATGGGGGCGGCTTGTGGCTGGGGAACAGCGGCAGGAGAAGTGACCTGGAGGTGGCAGGATTGAGaccgagacccccccccccccccccccccccccccccgccgcggaGGAGAGGATCCTGTGGCATCCATCGGAGAAACCACAAAGCGGGTGCCGGAGGTGGGGCGGCGAGAAGACTGCGGAGGGAGGGTCTGCACGAGGCTTACAGTCCTCTGGGCACAGCCTCAGTGTCTGTGGCCTGGGGACTCCCACATCCGGTTCAGCCCCAAGTGTACACTTAGGAGGATCGTGACCAAGGCCCGATGGCACGAAGGACAGCGGGCCACAGAGTCATGCGTAGTGACTGAGTCTCCGCTGAATTCCAAGCACGGCCACTAGAAAGCAGGTCTTTCATAGACTCCGCCCTAAATAGGTAGGCCCCGCCCCCACGATGGCCCTGCCCCTGGGATGGCCCAGGCGGGAACCCAGCCCTTTCCCACCTTCAGgggccacctcccccacccccaccaggaggCTCCAACCCTCCTGCTCATTTGCCCCTTCACTCCAGGGTGACAGTCACACTCCAGCCCTACTCTTCATACCCTATCACTCCTTCCCCAACACCCTCCCGCCCACCACCGCCCCAAGCCCCAGGTGCCGGGCACCTTCTCCGCCCTGTGCTCTCCTCTCGGTGGTTCGGTGGTTCGGGACATCCATGGCCTGGGTCTCCCTCCTGGAATCCCCTTCAGTTTCCAGTGTTGGTCCCTTCTGGATCTCCCTGAAGAGTTCCCTCTGATCAGTCCTATCTTCGCCACCCCACATTCCCTCCCAGAGAGACCAGCAAAGATTGCTAACTTTCCCACATCAGGAGCTTCCAGGCCTTAGCCCGCCCACACCCTGCAGTTAGCACCAAATACCCAATCACCCACACAGTTAACGCCGGAATCAGAGAAgcttctctggccctctcctcttCAGGACGGaggcctccttccccagcctggcctctcccctctctcccctggccTCTGCGTGGGACAGAATGGCTCTGCTCTCGCTTTCCTAGCTATACCCCAAGGCCATGCCTCAACTGGGTTCTGTGTCTACGGTGTCTACACCGGCCTCTCCACATCATCAACCATTCACACTCAGGACTTCCTTGTCTCTCCCTCACACTGCCCTGCTAGGTCCAGGAGCAACCCCAGGCCACCCTGCCCTGGCTACTGTCAGCCAGCTACCTGGAGCTCTGACAGGTGGGGGCTAAGTCGTCTGCAGACTGACCGTCACTGCCGCTCcccctgtccaccccccccccacccctggtatAAAGTCTGGTGCCCAGAGCCCACGGGAGGAGCTCAGAAAGTAAGCTGAGGTCAGGAAAAAAGCTGGTGCCTGGCCTGAAGCTCTTCTGAGCCCCTTTTCAtttatgttactatttttttctaactcGGGGTGAGGAATTCaatcaaaataagcaaacaaataaatctaAGGAGGGTGTTACAGGGGCAAAATTTAGGTCATACATTCGTTTGAACCTGCATACTGTGCCAGAGATAAAATGGGTTTCAAGAAGTTTCCAGTCTATTcagaaagacaacagaaaaaagaCTATCACAAGTCAAAGAAAGTTTCCAAGTGACTACAAGTCCTCTGCGTGCATCGGTGCCAGGCTGCCCGTCCGGTATGtgccaggagggcagggcctAGCGCCGGCTGTTAAGTTCCACCGGGGTTCCAATGGGGACCTCTAGCGATAATGCTGAGGTGATGAGGGATTTAAACCCTGTCATCATTTTAATGCCCTAAAAACATTAGATATGAAATAAGAGCTGtgcacaaagaagagaaatactACAACGGGATTATTGGAAGAGGGGCAGGAAGACACCTATTCACACAAACAACGTCTTCAGATGCCAGGGGATTTTCCTAcacccaggggtgggggtgggggcaagaaaGGAACAGTATGGGCTCTTGCGGGAAAGGTGGCCCTCTGGACAGCTGTCCATGCTGTTGACAGAGTATCTCAAGCAGGACGGTTCTACTTCACCAGGAGCCATCGCACTCCACCAATACGATACTCAGATATACTCGGTTTTCGGATCTACCCGGACACCTGACGGAAGCCGCCCCTCGCTGCAGGGTCTGACACGGAGTCCCCAACCACACACGGGGACGCAGACCTCAGGCTGCAACCACTCTCGCCATCAGCCCACGAGCTGGCCTTTGGCCGATCCCGGTTACTGGTCTGCCACATGTGCCCAGGCGCACCGGCCCTGGCGGCGATGgcgggccaggccctgggcagccGTGAGCACAGGCGGCGGGTTCGCGCACCCTCCATCCACACTGCCTGCCAACGCCAGCCCTGGTGTTAGTAACCCTACCGGCTTCACTGACTCTTTCCTGTCCCTGTGCACACTGCCGCGGTGGCGGTGGCGGGAGTTCTGCCTTCAACTGTAACATTTCCTCACCAGGACGCCAGAATTACTCTTTTCAGTGGATACATGATTTCTGCCCTTCTGAAGTATCACTACGAATTTACTAGGGATCCCCATCCTTTGGGACTGTTAGGTTGCTTCCAGCTTTTTGCTACTAGTGATGCTGTATTTGCATGAAACATTTTTGCACCCTTGGCTTCTGCTTCTTAGAGTCAGTGAAACTAATCACATCAAGCGACATGCCTGAGTATAACAGTAAGAGCAACAGCAGCTAATACTTCTTAGATACTTGGTACACACCAAGGCCTGTTCCAAGCACTGAGTTTTTACTCTAATCTTCGCAAAAATCCTACCTCAGGGGCGGGGCAGGAGAGGTGAGGGGAGCAGACAAGAGGCAGGTACtgttatttttttgattttacaTCAGAACAAGGCAGTGGGAGATAAGGAACTTGCCGAAGGTCATTCAGACAGCAAGCAGCAGCCTGGACTCTCCCCCAGAAGCTGTGACCACACAGCTCCCGCTCCTCACCTCTGTCATCACCACTACCCCCAAATCATGACAATAGCCACCATTTACGGGCAGATTCCCACGAGCCAGGGACTCGGCCTGGAAGTTTACAAGCACCAACACATTTGATCCTTCCTCCAACCCCGGGCACAGGCGAAttacccgccccctcccccggccaacgttacagaggaggaaacggaggctcagaaaCAGGTGAAGGGAATGCCCGAGCAGCACAGAAAACCAGTTAGACCCATGCTCAGAACCCAGTCAGTGCCATCCATCGACAAGGCCTAACTGCCACGCTGTGCCCTAGGCCAGGGCTCTGAAGTGTTTCCCAGAGGGCTGCGCAACCCACAATACCACCAACAACACGCGCATGGACGCCGGGAGTCACCACAAAACACGTGCGCTAATTTAAGCGAGCGGTAAATGGCTCCGAGCTTGCTCAGGTTTCTTTCCTGGACTCCCAGGCAAGGTGGCTGCATCTCCTCGAGTTGCTCTCTCACGTGGGTCATGCTATCTCACCCCCCACTTATCATCGGGTCCTTTGGCAGCTCCCTACACACGGAAGCCAGGAAGCTGGCCGTCCTGTCCAGGAAGCCAGGACAAGATGTCCAGCCCGCCCCCGCCCAGCTAGAATTATTCGAGAGGGCACTTACTTATTATGGGGCAGCCTGGAGCACAGCGTTCTCAGGTCATCTGAAATCAAGGAGACGCATGATCAGGAACAGACTGGAGACAACAAGGTGAAATGTTCACTGAGTTCTTTTCAAGGACACCGGTAAGATAGCAATAGTGCCTGTACTGCCTTTTCCCATCACCACTCAGAAACTGCagtctctcggggcgcctgagcggctcagttgattaagtggccaactcatggtttcagctcaggtcaatctCACGgcctcgtgggtttgagccctgcatcaggctctgcgctggcagcacagaacctacttgggattctctctctctccactctctctgcccctccccaactcatgcggtctctgtctctctcaaaacaaacttaaacaaaacaaaacaaaaaaacccctgcgTTCTCTCTTCCTTCAATTCTTGCTTTAACAATGAGGCCCCCAAAAGAGTACATGCctcaggaggaggggcaggtcTACTGGCAATCTGGCAGGTGGCTGGGAAAGGCTCCAGGGGCAAGGCTCTCACTGAGCAGAGCAGATggcccaggtgtcccaagagtgCCGAGTGGGAAACGTATCACATGAGCGCCAGCTGGGGCCACAGGCCACTTCTGTAAGCCCACAGTCACTAAACAAGCACAAGTTCTATGAAACACTGGGAGAGGCCAGCACCGCAGTGGAGAATCAGGGACCTGGATGCAGGTGAAGGGAATGTTTTGCGCACTTGAACCTGTGCACCGTGATAGGTAACGTATGCCTCAATAAAAAAAGGacgcaggaggggcgcctgggtggcgcagtcggttaagcgtccgacttcagccaggtcacgatctcgcggtccgtgagttcgagccccgcgtcaggctctgggctgatggctcggagcctggagcctgtttccgattctgtgtctccctctctctctgcccctcccccgttcatgctctgtctctctctgtcccaaaaataaataaaaaacgttgaaaaaaaaaaatttaaaaaaaaaggacgcAGGAAAAGAAAGGGTTCTCTGCGAGGAGAGACGGTGAGGGATCATCCTCACTCCCAAAGGGTCCCTGCTCCCGGGCAAAGCGGCCAGGAGACACTCAGACATCACAGTCAGTGTTCTACCTGGGGAAGCTGTGCAACTTTGCCCTCGTCCCTCACGCTACAAGGAGAGAAgctgtgaaggggcagagagcagcaCTGGTCCAGGAGTCCCTATTTTCCTTCCAGGAGGGCCCGGGCGAGGGAGTCCTCACCTCTCGTGCACAGCAGGGCTCCGGAGGCCATGGCCACCTGCAGGGCCTGCGCCAGCCGGTCCAGAGAGAGCTCGATCTCCTGGGAGGCGTTTAGGGGGTTCAGTTCATCCGCCAACCTGTTGATCTCCTCCACCAGTGGGACCATGTGGTCAAACAGGACGAGCCCCAGGCGCCCATAAAGATTCTTCTCGGTTAAGTGCACCTGCAGCATCATGAGGACCTGGAGGACGTTGAGGTGGAGTTTCGAGTACAGGAGGTGGGGGTCTCTGTCCATCCCTCCCGAGTCCTTTGTAACTTTGGTGGCGACGTGCCCGTTGGACAAGGAGGGCTTCTTCTTCCGTTTATAAGCCAGAGGGGCCTTCACACACCAGCGGATCAATCCAGTGAGCGGCGTGAGCTCTAAAAATCCTATTGGGAGGTTGGCGGCAATCGGGGTATTTAAAAAAGTGATGAGAATCAACCTCGGGTCCTCAAAAATCCAGCTGACAATCATCTCGAGCAAGTCCAACGGTGGGATGAGGTCATCTGCCAACAAAGAAGCCGTAAGTCAGGGTGTGCGGCCCCAGTGACGTAAGTGGATGGCGGGAGATGGACCCCGAAGTGCACACAGCTCAGCAGCACCTGACGTTCACACTACGTGCTCCGCCTACCTACTTTCTGTCCCCTTTCCTAGAACGTCCCCTCCGTGAGGGCTGAGACCCTTGTCCTGGCCAATGTTTAGCCCCGGAGCCAGGACTGTCTGGCCACAGTGAGGTTCaaaaaaatatctgttaaatcgACAATTCCCTAGAACTCCTCCAATGCCCTGAAGTTCATCCCATGGGTCAATGTAAATACATCTGCACACTCTTTATGTCCCAAACTACCGCCAGACCCCCATCCCTTCCCGGAGAGTAGCTTTTGTCTCCTGTGACGGCTACAGTGGCCTTCACATATCAGTTCAGAGTGCGGTCTGTGGTCAGTCAGCTACCAAGAGCCATCCCAGCCCCAAATCTGGAATCTTTGTCTAAGCAAAGCCTGACCTGCCATGACCCTGGAGACCCTGCACGTTCCATAGCCTAGACAGAgaagagcaataaaaataaatgttgacattCCTTCTGGTTTTGCgatgggccaggcactgttctaaatccTTTACACAGATTAACTCACTCCTCAAACAAGCCACCTATTATAGAacggatgaggaaattgaggcacgaCGATGTTAAGTCACTTCCCCAGGACTCACTAAAAGTAtgaggtcaggggcgcctgggtggctcagttggtttaagtgtccgactctggctcagga
This window of the Neofelis nebulosa isolate mNeoNeb1 chromosome 18, mNeoNeb1.pri, whole genome shotgun sequence genome carries:
- the INTS15 gene encoding integrator complex subunit 15 isoform X2, encoding MSMSDIRHSLLRRDALSAAKEVLYHLDIYFSSQLQSAPLPIVDKGPVELLEEFVFQRLNSLQELQLLEIMCNYFQEQTKDSVRQIIFSSLFSPQGNKADDSRMSLLGKLVSMAVAVCRIPVLECAASWLQRTPVVYCVRLARALVDDYCCLVPGSVQTLKQIFSASPRFCCQFITSVTALYDLSSDDLIPPLDLLEMIVSWIFEDPRLILITFLNTPIAANLPIGFLELTPLTGLIRWCVKAPLAYKRKKKPSLSNGHVATKVTKDSGGMDRDPHLLYSKLHLNVLQVLMMLQVHLTEKNLYGRLGLVLFDHMVPLVEEINRLADELNPLNASQEIELSLDRLAQALQVAMASGALLCTRDDLRTLCSRLPHNNLLQLVISGPVQQAPHAALPPGFYPHIHTPPLGYGAVPAHPAAHPALPTHPGHTFISGMTFPFRPIR
- the INTS15 gene encoding integrator complex subunit 15 isoform X1, coding for MSMSDIRHSLLRRDALSAAKEVLYHLDIYFSSQLQSAPLPIVDKGPVELLEEFVFQVPKERGAQPKRLNSLQELQLLEIMCNYFQEQTKDSVRQIIFSSLFSPQGNKADDSRMSLLGKLVSMAVAVCRIPVLECAASWLQRTPVVYCVRLARALVDDYCCLVPGSVQTLKQIFSASPRFCCQFITSVTALYDLSSDDLIPPLDLLEMIVSWIFEDPRLILITFLNTPIAANLPIGFLELTPLTGLIRWCVKAPLAYKRKKKPSLSNGHVATKVTKDSGGMDRDPHLLYSKLHLNVLQVLMMLQVHLTEKNLYGRLGLVLFDHMVPLVEEINRLADELNPLNASQEIELSLDRLAQALQVAMASGALLCTRDDLRTLCSRLPHNNLLQLVISGPVQQAPHAALPPGFYPHIHTPPLGYGAVPAHPAAHPALPTHPGHTFISGMTFPFRPIR